A genomic segment from Kyrpidia tusciae DSM 2912 encodes:
- a CDS encoding acetoacetate--CoA ligase, with amino-acid sequence MANIPEGSPLWEGSEVFKHNTNLYRYMQWLKETRGLTFHSYEELWRWSVSDLDAFWTSIWDFFDIKASKPYTRVLASRSMPGARWFPGAELNYAEHALRHESSERPAILFQSEVRPFESVSWKQLKERVASVAAALRNMGVQRGDRVVAYLPNMPEAVIAMLASASIGAVWSSCSPDFGSVSVIDRFRQIEPKVLFAIDGYPYNGKAFDRRPVIQELQRALPTLSHTVLVPYLNPEKGIEELSNALLWQDILGQSSTLQFEQVPFDHPLWVLYSSGTTGLPKAIVQGHGGILLEHLKSIGLHLNLTPDDRFFWFTTTGWMMWNVVVSGLLAGSTILLYDGSPGYPDLNVLWEFAEKTGMTVFGTSAGYLTSCMKAGVEPGRDYDLSRLVSIGSTGSPLPPEGFEWVYEHVKKDLWLASTSGGTDVCSSFVTGCPILPVYSGEIQCRSLGVKVEAFDPDGRPVIDEVGELVITEPMPSMPLYFWNDPDNARYRDSYFDMYPGVWRHGDWIKITPRGTAIIYGRSDSTINRLGVRMGTSEIYRTVESLPEVMDSLVIDLEGMEGASFMPLFVVLQEGVELDDGLKKKIRDQIRKNLSPRHVPDEIYQIREVPRTLNGKKLEVPIKKILLGTPVHKAVNLDSTANPDAVNFFVQLAEQLKAKQNS; translated from the coding sequence GTGGCCAACATTCCAGAGGGTTCCCCGCTGTGGGAAGGGTCCGAAGTCTTCAAACACAATACGAATTTATATCGTTATATGCAATGGTTGAAAGAAACACGAGGTTTGACTTTTCATTCTTATGAGGAACTTTGGAGGTGGTCGGTGTCCGACTTGGACGCTTTCTGGACTTCGATTTGGGACTTTTTTGATATCAAGGCCTCTAAGCCCTATACCCGGGTTTTGGCATCCCGTTCCATGCCCGGCGCCCGGTGGTTCCCCGGCGCCGAGCTCAACTACGCTGAACATGCTTTGCGCCACGAGTCGAGCGAACGGCCGGCCATCCTCTTTCAATCCGAAGTCCGGCCTTTTGAGTCGGTCTCCTGGAAACAGTTGAAGGAACGTGTCGCTTCGGTGGCTGCCGCCCTGCGGAATATGGGGGTACAGCGCGGGGATCGAGTGGTCGCCTACTTGCCCAATATGCCCGAGGCCGTGATTGCCATGCTCGCCTCGGCCAGTATCGGAGCGGTTTGGTCGAGTTGTTCGCCAGATTTCGGAAGTGTCAGCGTGATCGATCGATTCCGGCAGATTGAACCGAAGGTGCTGTTTGCCATCGATGGATATCCGTACAACGGCAAGGCTTTCGACCGTCGACCCGTGATCCAGGAGTTGCAGCGGGCACTCCCCACTTTGTCACATACCGTCCTGGTTCCTTATCTGAACCCGGAAAAGGGCATCGAGGAACTTTCCAACGCCCTTCTCTGGCAAGACATTCTGGGACAAAGCAGCACGCTCCAGTTCGAGCAAGTCCCCTTTGATCATCCGCTATGGGTCTTGTATTCCTCCGGCACCACCGGGCTGCCGAAAGCGATCGTCCAAGGGCATGGGGGCATTCTGCTCGAACATCTGAAATCGATCGGTTTACACCTCAACCTCACTCCGGACGATCGGTTTTTCTGGTTCACCACCACCGGCTGGATGATGTGGAACGTCGTGGTGAGCGGCCTCCTGGCGGGATCCACCATCCTGCTGTACGACGGCAGTCCCGGATATCCAGACCTCAACGTCCTATGGGAGTTCGCCGAGAAGACTGGCATGACCGTTTTTGGAACCAGCGCTGGATACCTGACTTCCTGCATGAAAGCGGGAGTCGAGCCAGGCCGGGACTACGATTTATCGCGCCTCGTAAGCATAGGTTCCACGGGTTCGCCGCTTCCGCCCGAAGGTTTTGAGTGGGTCTATGAGCATGTCAAGAAAGATCTGTGGCTCGCCTCGACCAGTGGAGGTACGGACGTCTGTTCCTCCTTTGTCACAGGTTGTCCAATTCTTCCGGTCTACTCCGGGGAGATTCAATGCCGCAGCCTGGGCGTAAAGGTCGAAGCCTTCGACCCCGACGGCCGTCCGGTGATCGATGAGGTCGGCGAATTGGTCATCACGGAACCGATGCCTTCTATGCCCCTCTATTTCTGGAATGATCCGGACAACGCCCGGTACCGGGACAGCTATTTCGACATGTATCCAGGTGTATGGCGCCACGGAGACTGGATCAAGATCACTCCCCGGGGCACGGCGATCATCTACGGCCGATCCGACTCCACCATCAACCGCCTGGGCGTTCGGATGGGCACGAGTGAAATCTATCGGACAGTCGAAAGCTTACCCGAGGTCATGGACAGTTTGGTTATCGATCTCGAAGGCATGGAAGGAGCTTCCTTTATGCCGTTGTTTGTCGTCCTTCAAGAGGGGGTCGAGTTGGACGACGGGCTTAAGAAGAAGATTCGAGACCAAATCCGAAAGAATCTCTCGCCCCGCCACGTTCCGGATGAGATTTATCAAATTCGGGAAGTGCCCAGGACTTTAAACGGAAAGAAACTGGAGGTCCCGATCAAGAAAATCCTGCTGGGCACGCCGGTTCACAAGGCGGTCAACCTGGATTCTACCGCCAATCCCGATGCGGTAAACTTTTTCGTTCAACTGGCCGAGCAACTCAAGGCCAAACAGAACTCTTGA
- the serC gene encoding 3-phosphoserine/phosphohydroxythreonine transaminase yields the protein MSQGKRALNFNAGPAALPLEVLEQAREEFVDFGGTGMSVMEMSHRSKTYEAIHNETAALVRELLGVPEGYDVLFLQGGASLQFAMVPMNFLPKGKAAGYVLTGSWSEKALKEAQRLGETFVAASTKDGHYRRIPGAEEISFGRDSAYLHVTSNNTIFGTQWTRFPDTGSVPLVADMSSDILSRKIDVRQFALIYAGAQKNLGPSGVTLVVVRQDMVERAPEDLPTMLQYRIHAKNNSLYNTPPTFGIYMMGLVLKWVKGQGGVEAVERRNREKAGLIYKVIDDNPDFYLGHAEPTSRSLMNVTFRLPTPELEKEFLDGAKAEGFVGLNGHRSVGGCRASLYNAVPVEHCAALRDYMVEFRKKHA from the coding sequence ATGTCTCAGGGGAAACGCGCGTTAAACTTTAATGCTGGGCCGGCCGCCCTTCCGTTGGAGGTTTTGGAGCAGGCCCGGGAGGAGTTCGTCGACTTCGGGGGCACGGGGATGTCCGTCATGGAGATGAGCCACCGCAGCAAAACTTACGAGGCGATCCACAACGAAACGGCCGCCCTCGTTCGGGAGCTGCTCGGGGTGCCGGAGGGGTACGACGTATTGTTCCTCCAGGGCGGAGCCAGTTTGCAGTTTGCCATGGTCCCTATGAACTTTCTCCCGAAGGGCAAAGCGGCGGGCTATGTCTTGACCGGCAGCTGGTCCGAAAAGGCTTTGAAAGAGGCTCAGCGACTCGGAGAGACTTTTGTGGCGGCCAGCACCAAAGACGGCCATTATCGGCGCATTCCGGGGGCGGAGGAGATTTCCTTCGGCAGGGACAGCGCCTATCTGCATGTGACGTCTAACAACACGATCTTCGGAACCCAGTGGACCCGTTTTCCGGACACCGGTTCGGTGCCTCTCGTGGCCGATATGTCCAGCGATATCCTGTCCAGAAAGATCGATGTTCGCCAGTTTGCGCTGATTTACGCCGGAGCTCAGAAAAATCTGGGCCCCTCCGGGGTGACCCTGGTGGTTGTGCGGCAAGACATGGTGGAGAGAGCGCCGGAAGATCTGCCGACGATGCTCCAGTACCGGATCCACGCAAAAAACAATTCGCTGTACAATACTCCGCCGACCTTCGGGATTTACATGATGGGCCTGGTGTTGAAGTGGGTCAAAGGACAAGGCGGGGTGGAGGCGGTGGAGCGCCGAAACCGCGAAAAGGCGGGGCTGATCTACAAGGTGATCGATGACAATCCCGATTTCTACCTGGGCCACGCGGAACCGACAAGCCGGTCGCTGATGAATGTCACCTTCCGCTTACCCACGCCGGAACTCGAGAAGGAATTCCTGGATGGTGCAAAGGCGGAGGGTTTTGTCGGGTTAAATGGTCACCGGTCGGTGGGCGGATGCCGAGCTTCTCTGTACAATGCGGTACCCGTAGAGCATTGCGCCGCATTGCGGGATTATATGGTGGAGTTTCGGAAAAAGCACGCCTGA
- a CDS encoding HD domain-containing protein: protein MMIRDPIHGDIHLSSWATRVIDTRAFQRLRGIRQLGTAYLVYPGCHHTRFEHSLGTYWVAKQIMNHLRAAGSPELTQGDAGQLEGVALAALLHDVTHVPFGHTLEDEWRLFPRHDTGARLRHVFSEEIGELLDRMGLLSFVHRLLDPREPFEWPWAREIVSGTVDADLFDYVRRDARFAGLRMDYDDRILSNFIITEGRLALNLVKGGRERADVRSEFFHMLHMRYVLTERLYYHHAKIASSAMVARMVEWGAEGEGITEEQLLGWGDVELLEALRRMGAKDGRIGRMLDRLARRGLFKRGVEVYPGDLSPEQRVRWVQGLRDPDTRRRLERWIARRLGCGEDEVILYCQAETFMKEVNARCLTASGVKPLGEAGVSTELEVRLLEQKYRDLWRLYVLVPPEWRERCREHREPIVKALDEAAEVPSGKLG, encoded by the coding sequence ATGATGATCCGCGACCCGATCCACGGCGATATTCATCTCAGTTCTTGGGCCACCCGGGTGATCGACACCCGGGCATTTCAACGATTGCGGGGGATCCGGCAACTGGGAACGGCCTACCTCGTGTACCCCGGATGTCACCACACCCGATTCGAGCACTCCCTTGGCACTTATTGGGTGGCGAAACAGATCATGAATCACCTTCGGGCGGCCGGTTCACCCGAACTCACCCAAGGGGATGCGGGACAACTGGAAGGGGTGGCTTTGGCGGCTTTGCTTCATGATGTGACCCACGTCCCCTTTGGTCACACCCTGGAGGATGAGTGGCGCCTGTTTCCTCGCCACGACACCGGTGCCCGGCTTCGCCACGTGTTCTCTGAAGAGATCGGCGAACTGTTGGACCGGATGGGTTTGCTGTCTTTTGTCCACAGGCTTCTGGATCCCCGCGAACCTTTTGAATGGCCGTGGGCGAGAGAGATCGTATCCGGGACGGTGGATGCGGACCTGTTCGATTACGTGCGCCGGGACGCGCGATTTGCCGGCCTTCGAATGGATTACGACGATCGGATCTTGTCCAATTTTATCATCACGGAGGGAAGGTTGGCCCTGAACTTGGTCAAAGGGGGCCGGGAACGGGCGGACGTGCGCTCTGAATTTTTCCATATGCTCCATATGCGGTATGTCCTCACAGAACGACTCTATTATCATCACGCGAAAATCGCTTCATCGGCCATGGTGGCCCGGATGGTGGAATGGGGGGCGGAAGGAGAAGGGATCACCGAGGAGCAGCTTTTGGGGTGGGGGGATGTGGAACTGTTGGAAGCTCTTCGGCGCATGGGCGCGAAGGACGGCCGGATCGGCCGCATGTTGGATCGCTTGGCGCGCCGGGGCCTTTTTAAACGGGGCGTAGAAGTGTATCCCGGCGACCTCTCCCCGGAGCAGAGGGTTCGGTGGGTTCAGGGCCTCCGGGATCCGGACACCCGCCGAAGACTGGAACGGTGGATCGCCCGGCGCTTGGGCTGTGGGGAAGACGAGGTGATTCTTTACTGCCAGGCGGAGACCTTCATGAAAGAGGTCAATGCCCGATGTCTGACGGCAAGCGGGGTGAAACCTTTGGGCGAGGCGGGGGTGAGCACCGAATTGGAGGTGCGCCTCTTGGAACAAAAATATCGGGATCTGTGGCGTTTGTATGTGTTGGTTCCACCCGAATGGAGGGAGCGGTGCCGGGAACACCGGGAGCCCATTGTGAAGGCGCTGGACGAGGCCGCCGAGGTGCCTTCCGGGAAATTAGGATGA
- a CDS encoding Y-family DNA polymerase: MIHATFVGLYAVEERSAGNRPVLVVRDGRIVDYNTAAGSLGVTLATPVIEALRLAPDALVSEFDPDRHRRWIGEMRRILRGWTPWFEIVADQEWYAAFFSDHPREQWRELFTRLTDRLPGRGWSGFSGLAGRKSTAEAVSLRIIEDGPKVFSPPFRLAAPPVFGALVEDDADFFRHLPLRFFRHIPPQIKEEMERLGVHTGEQLTKIPLVLLQRRFGPEALTWQHFAAGELGDSFVPRDPGKTLSQTWVAPAGEAVPTESTEPLLDLLCDALVKRLEREQVGVQGIAVQWTDDEENRVWEQHLFPEVLAHPEGIRRSARELNIRLRSRHPEITRISGVQLTATHLHPLRGEQVSWLLRGNEFYPPLEFRQQTWRFLIDELGQKYPRASIRFGLSVPWRNQRQAWWDPWQNSSQACGSPPNPMKGSQLSS; this comes from the coding sequence ATGATCCATGCGACGTTTGTGGGGCTGTACGCGGTCGAAGAAAGGAGTGCCGGGAACCGTCCGGTGCTGGTCGTGCGAGACGGTCGAATTGTCGATTATAACACGGCAGCCGGGTCCCTCGGAGTCACCCTGGCTACACCCGTTATCGAAGCCCTTCGCCTGGCTCCGGATGCCCTGGTTTCAGAGTTCGACCCGGATCGCCACCGGCGATGGATCGGTGAGATGCGACGAATCCTTCGGGGATGGACCCCCTGGTTTGAAATCGTCGCGGATCAGGAATGGTACGCCGCCTTTTTCTCAGACCATCCCCGTGAACAGTGGCGGGAGTTGTTCACCCGGCTGACGGATCGACTCCCCGGTCGGGGATGGAGTGGGTTCAGCGGCCTTGCCGGCCGCAAATCGACGGCCGAGGCCGTGTCTCTGCGCATCATTGAGGACGGGCCGAAGGTGTTTTCTCCGCCCTTTCGCCTGGCGGCGCCGCCGGTATTCGGCGCTTTGGTCGAAGACGACGCCGACTTTTTCCGCCACCTTCCCCTTCGGTTCTTTCGGCACATTCCACCTCAGATAAAGGAGGAGATGGAACGACTCGGCGTGCACACCGGAGAGCAGTTGACGAAGATCCCCCTCGTTTTGCTACAAAGGAGGTTTGGCCCTGAAGCTCTTACTTGGCAGCACTTTGCTGCCGGAGAGCTCGGGGATTCTTTTGTTCCCCGAGACCCCGGTAAAACCTTGTCACAAACCTGGGTAGCCCCAGCTGGGGAGGCGGTCCCGACTGAGTCGACCGAGCCTTTATTAGATCTGCTGTGTGATGCATTAGTAAAGCGACTTGAACGAGAACAAGTCGGAGTCCAAGGAATCGCCGTCCAGTGGACCGACGATGAAGAAAACCGGGTCTGGGAACAGCATTTGTTCCCCGAAGTTCTCGCTCATCCCGAAGGAATTCGGAGATCCGCTCGGGAATTAAACATTCGCCTTCGAAGCCGGCACCCCGAGATAACCCGAATTTCCGGGGTTCAACTCACCGCCACACACCTTCATCCCCTTCGCGGGGAACAGGTAAGCTGGCTTTTACGAGGGAACGAGTTCTACCCTCCCCTCGAATTCCGGCAACAAACATGGCGATTTTTGATCGACGAGTTAGGGCAAAAGTACCCCCGCGCTTCGATTCGTTTCGGACTTTCCGTTCCCTGGCGAAATCAACGACAAGCTTGGTGGGATCCTTGGCAAAACAGCTCACAGGCGTGTGGGAGTCCGCCAAATCCAATGAAAGGCTCCCAGTTGTCCTCTTGA
- a CDS encoding DUF6504 family protein: MSRLIDHPVAVRVKKGLPDSFSFRGQSHQILEIIDQWEESGAWWKGEPPYRIYRVQTADLGVFDLKRYKEEWRLYRIWD, encoded by the coding sequence TTGAGCCGGCTGATCGACCACCCCGTTGCGGTCCGGGTGAAAAAAGGCCTGCCCGATTCTTTCTCGTTCCGCGGACAGAGCCACCAGATCCTCGAAATTATCGATCAGTGGGAAGAAAGCGGAGCCTGGTGGAAGGGAGAGCCTCCCTATCGAATCTACCGCGTTCAGACGGCGGATCTTGGGGTCTTCGACCTCAAACGATACAAAGAGGAGTGGCGGTTGTACCGAATCTGGGATTGA
- a CDS encoding serine hydrolase: MYTPYNPGRPSRFTQQKKAAARRKRRRRRRLTLAVLALVLGWTGWELGRAIATWAGGTDASAHLPPPDYTALKQAISGYVTSQPGAYGVVVVDLDSGAKLDIDGNRVFFAASTFKLPMNLYLYTLIAQGKVDPNTKLIYEASDYEDGTGWIASTPVGTEYTIRQLSQASIVASDNVATNILLDDLGVDNVKAFMRQLGGKQVVDGDNVTTPDDMALYAVKLFEFAKKHPTVAAPLIDDLEHTDFNDRIPAKLPANVPVAHKIGNWTDQWHDVGIVFLPGRPYVISLFSRDIDQDTAAQVLSTVSRMVYDYQATLPKSS, encoded by the coding sequence ATGTACACCCCGTACAATCCCGGGCGACCATCCCGGTTCACCCAGCAAAAAAAAGCCGCGGCGCGGCGAAAACGGCGCCGCCGCCGCCGGTTGACCCTCGCGGTTCTCGCCTTGGTTCTCGGGTGGACAGGATGGGAGTTGGGGCGGGCCATCGCCACCTGGGCTGGGGGAACTGACGCATCGGCCCACCTTCCCCCGCCGGATTATACAGCACTGAAACAGGCGATCAGCGGATACGTAACGTCACAGCCCGGAGCTTATGGCGTCGTCGTAGTGGATCTGGACTCGGGGGCGAAGCTCGACATCGACGGAAATCGCGTTTTTTTCGCGGCCAGCACCTTTAAGCTTCCTATGAATCTCTATCTTTACACGTTGATCGCCCAAGGTAAAGTCGATCCCAACACCAAACTCATCTATGAGGCGTCCGATTACGAAGATGGCACAGGGTGGATTGCCTCCACCCCCGTGGGAACGGAGTACACGATCCGACAACTGTCCCAAGCCTCGATCGTGGCGAGTGACAACGTGGCCACGAATATTCTCCTGGACGACCTGGGGGTCGACAACGTCAAAGCCTTTATGCGCCAATTGGGCGGCAAACAGGTGGTGGATGGCGACAACGTGACAACTCCTGACGACATGGCCCTGTATGCGGTGAAATTATTTGAATTCGCCAAGAAACATCCCACTGTGGCGGCGCCCTTGATCGACGACCTGGAACACACGGATTTTAACGATCGAATCCCGGCCAAGCTGCCCGCGAACGTCCCGGTGGCGCACAAAATCGGCAACTGGACCGATCAATGGCACGACGTGGGGATCGTCTTCCTGCCCGGGCGCCCGTACGTGATCAGCCTCTTCAGCCGGGACATCGACCAGGACACCGCCGCCCAGGTTCTTTCCACCGTGTCGAGAATGGTGTACGATTATCAAGCCACCCTGCCCAAGTCATCCTAA
- a CDS encoding DNA polymerase III subunit alpha: MVHLHAHSYFSFLDGASAPEELVDIASQLGISAMALTDRDTVAGLVPFHRAAERVGIRPISGSEITMEDGTVLTVLAENAKGYAELCTLLTKAHLSHPRGEPRTLYQDLVKHREGLIVLSGDRRGRIPTLLLQKQNQKAREMAEWLRDGLGKDRFFLEIQDSFTPGSQHLTGRLCELADTLDIGVTATHDIHYASPDQFPIYDVLTCIRNQTGLESPHPERPLNGKAYLLSPEEMTLRFKRRPDALHRAMEIAERCQVSLDLSLPRHPAFPHGPGDTPMAILRRLTEEGAIRRYGSLTPEIRRRLEHELAIIETLGYADYFLVVWDVVQYARKKGIRYAGRGSAADSAVAYCLGITDVDAAGRGLLFERFISLERGEKPDIDVDFDARRRDEVAAYVYNRYGEDHVAAVCTYQTFQIRSAIREVGRVMGFPPPLLDRLAKRIPYMVRAGELGAALERFPELRDAGIEQKQVWQLFHLVSALVDIPRHIGTHLGGLVISRDPLTTVTSLQRSAKGVIITPFDKRAVEDVGLMKLDLLSLRTLSAVEDTVQLLHRDGKPIDPEDIPLDDPDTFAAIGEGRTIGVFQLESPAQRALQVRLKPDHLEDLVASVALIRPGPIKGNMVEPFLERRRGNAEFHYIHPALKPILDKTYGVILFQEQVIEIVTAVAGFTPGEADRLRRVMSHHRSLREMEEIGELFLEKSMARGVSRETAEQIYNYIKGYASYGFCEAHAAAFAATAYRTAYLARHYPAAYYAGLLNQFPMGYYPIHVLCSEAHRRGVEILPPDVNNSETGCRLEKGNIRLGLNLIKGLPREEVARIIEDRERHGPFASPEEFCLRIHPSRTLLENLILTGAFDRLYPNRRQLLWYLNDLLQLSGVDIHWTQILPPPGDSGDFTLKERLFHEYRLIQVGLSGHLMELFRPVLRTRRFLPVVDLESFEGKEVWTAGILVRPHRPPTPSGKTVVFFSLEDETGIVDAVMFEKEYRRSGGDLFRPDAIALGVHGTVERRRGHLQLVVDRVRALT; this comes from the coding sequence ATGGTCCATCTTCATGCCCATTCTTACTTCTCTTTTCTCGACGGCGCCTCTGCTCCGGAGGAATTGGTAGATATCGCCTCCCAGCTGGGCATTTCGGCGATGGCCCTCACCGATCGCGATACGGTGGCGGGACTGGTTCCCTTTCACCGGGCAGCCGAACGAGTGGGCATTCGACCGATTTCCGGATCGGAGATCACCATGGAGGACGGTACCGTTCTCACGGTCCTCGCTGAGAACGCGAAAGGATACGCCGAACTTTGCACCCTTTTGACGAAAGCCCACCTTTCCCACCCCCGCGGGGAACCGCGGACCTTGTACCAAGATCTGGTTAAACACCGGGAAGGACTGATCGTCCTTTCCGGTGACCGAAGGGGGCGAATCCCCACTCTGCTTCTGCAGAAACAAAACCAAAAAGCTCGGGAGATGGCCGAATGGCTTCGAGACGGGCTCGGAAAAGATCGCTTTTTTCTTGAAATCCAAGACTCCTTCACCCCGGGTAGCCAACATTTAACCGGTCGGCTGTGTGAACTGGCCGATACCCTCGACATCGGCGTCACCGCCACTCACGATATTCATTACGCAAGCCCGGATCAATTTCCGATTTATGATGTGCTCACCTGTATCCGAAACCAAACGGGCTTGGAGTCTCCCCACCCCGAGCGCCCGTTGAATGGGAAGGCGTATCTGTTATCGCCCGAGGAGATGACCCTGCGGTTTAAGCGACGTCCCGACGCTCTTCACCGGGCGATGGAGATTGCAGAACGATGCCAGGTGTCCCTGGACCTTTCCCTCCCCCGCCACCCGGCCTTTCCCCACGGTCCCGGGGATACCCCCATGGCGATTCTGAGGCGCCTCACCGAAGAAGGGGCGATTCGTCGTTACGGGTCTCTCACACCGGAGATTCGCAGGCGGTTAGAACATGAGCTTGCCATTATCGAAACGTTAGGGTATGCCGATTATTTTTTGGTGGTTTGGGATGTGGTTCAGTACGCCCGCAAGAAAGGAATTCGTTATGCCGGAAGAGGGTCTGCCGCCGATTCGGCGGTGGCCTATTGCCTCGGCATCACCGATGTGGACGCCGCGGGGAGAGGGTTATTGTTCGAGCGATTTATCAGTTTAGAGCGCGGGGAAAAACCGGATATCGATGTCGATTTCGACGCCAGGCGCCGGGATGAAGTGGCGGCTTATGTGTATAACCGGTACGGCGAAGATCACGTGGCCGCCGTGTGTACCTACCAGACGTTCCAAATCCGTTCCGCCATTCGGGAAGTGGGCCGGGTAATGGGATTTCCCCCTCCCTTGCTCGATCGTCTGGCCAAGCGAATTCCGTACATGGTGCGGGCTGGGGAATTGGGAGCGGCACTGGAACGGTTCCCAGAATTGCGAGACGCGGGAATCGAACAAAAGCAAGTTTGGCAGCTATTCCACCTGGTGTCCGCCCTCGTCGATATCCCCAGACATATCGGCACCCATTTAGGTGGACTGGTCATCTCCCGGGACCCCTTGACCACCGTCACCTCTTTGCAACGGTCGGCCAAAGGGGTCATCATCACTCCCTTCGACAAGCGAGCGGTGGAAGACGTGGGTTTGATGAAACTGGACCTTCTTTCTCTGCGAACTCTATCCGCAGTGGAGGATACCGTCCAGCTTCTCCACCGCGACGGAAAACCGATCGATCCGGAAGATATCCCTCTGGACGATCCGGACACGTTCGCCGCCATTGGAGAAGGGCGGACCATCGGCGTATTTCAATTGGAGAGCCCCGCCCAGCGCGCCCTGCAGGTTCGCCTCAAACCGGATCACCTCGAAGATTTGGTCGCCAGTGTGGCGCTTATCCGCCCGGGTCCGATCAAAGGCAATATGGTAGAACCCTTTTTGGAACGGCGAAGGGGGAATGCGGAATTCCATTATATTCATCCCGCCCTAAAGCCCATTCTGGACAAGACGTACGGGGTCATCCTTTTTCAGGAACAAGTGATCGAAATCGTCACAGCGGTGGCTGGATTTACTCCTGGTGAAGCAGACCGCCTCCGCCGGGTGATGAGCCACCACCGCTCCCTCCGGGAAATGGAGGAAATCGGGGAACTTTTTCTAGAAAAGTCCATGGCCAGGGGGGTCTCCCGAGAGACGGCGGAGCAGATCTACAACTACATCAAGGGATACGCATCCTACGGTTTTTGCGAAGCTCACGCCGCCGCCTTCGCGGCCACCGCCTACCGCACGGCCTATCTGGCTCGGCATTATCCGGCGGCCTATTATGCCGGGCTGTTGAATCAGTTTCCGATGGGATATTACCCCATCCACGTCCTATGTTCGGAAGCCCATCGAAGGGGGGTGGAGATCCTCCCCCCCGATGTCAATAACAGTGAAACTGGGTGCCGTTTAGAAAAGGGAAACATCAGGCTGGGACTGAACCTCATCAAAGGCCTTCCGAGGGAGGAGGTGGCGCGAATCATCGAGGATCGAGAACGCCACGGTCCCTTCGCCTCTCCGGAGGAGTTTTGCCTTCGAATCCATCCATCCCGAACTTTGCTTGAAAATCTGATTCTGACCGGAGCCTTTGACCGCCTTTATCCGAATCGCCGTCAACTCCTTTGGTACCTAAATGATCTTTTGCAACTTTCAGGAGTTGATATCCATTGGACACAAATCCTTCCGCCCCCCGGAGACAGCGGGGATTTCACATTGAAAGAACGTCTCTTTCACGAATACCGATTGATTCAGGTGGGATTGTCCGGCCACCTCATGGAACTCTTCCGGCCGGTCCTGCGGACCCGGCGATTTTTGCCCGTGGTCGATTTGGAATCCTTTGAAGGGAAGGAGGTGTGGACGGCGGGCATCTTGGTCCGCCCCCACCGTCCGCCAACTCCCTCGGGAAAAACAGTGGTATTTTTTAGCTTGGAGGATGAAACCGGGATAGTGGACGCTGTGATGTTTGAAAAAGAATATCGCCGTTCAGGAGGAGACTTATTTCGCCCTGACGCCATCGCCCTTGGGGTTCACGGGACGGTGGAACGCCGCAGGGGTCATCTGCAACTGGTGGTCGACCGGGTGCGAGCCTTGACCTGA